The Etheostoma spectabile isolate EspeVRDwgs_2016 chromosome 4, UIUC_Espe_1.0, whole genome shotgun sequence sequence actggcagcccactcactctgacatctctccattagtgcatgaataggtcctgagcatgtgtgtgtatttcaggcctgtgtgtagtgattattaacaaaaaacagagtgtaaattgtaatttccccactggggatcaataaaccgtatacattattattattaaaaaacaaaataatgagcTGAACCAAATTCCTCTGGCGATAGCAAGCAACTTTTCAAAGATGTGACAAAAGCGTGTGAACAAAAAATTAAGTTATCTCTTGTTGTACATTTGCCCTTCTATGAACATAATGTGTGAAAATAGATATTCCAAATGCAACGATCTCTAAAAGAAGGcagcgaaatcctggagggacagACCATTGAACACAGTAGCAGTCTTACCCTGTTAGGGCCGTACAAGGCTGGACTAAACAATCCCTCTTGCCGATCTTCGGGGCAGAGTCACTGAAGGCTGTTTTAATGTCTGCCACTGACAAACAGTCCTGAGAATAGAGCAGAAACAAGACATGATGAGACAGAACTCCACAATAACCCTGCTTATCATGATCTCTAATAATAGTTTTGTATCTTCCTAAGAGGATTTAGGCACAAAGCCTTCTAATTGCTTGTTCAGTCCTACCAACAGTACTAAACCTaaagatttaacatttacaattaaataaaaaatactgacACTGAGTTcatgattttaatatttgtatttttcgGGTTTACATGAAAGACAGTTAAATtccctaaataaaaaaaaaaatcattttagtgCAGAGTTTTGAAATTCCCGAAATAATACATTGGGTTAGTGTGGATGGAAGGTCAAACCATAGAGaataatctgtttttgtttttaataattctgCATTAACCTGAACACAGCCTCAGTCAGTCAAAGAGATCATACAGTACCGGTACGTCCTGCTTGTTGGCCAGAACGAGGAGTGGGACACCTTCTAACACCTCACTGCTGATCATTTTCTCTGTAGGGGACGAGAGTTACATTATTGACATTTAGCAAACATAACGCACAAAAAAGCAGTTTGGGTTGGTTTCCACTAAAATGGTGCTACTGTTTTCACTGAAGGCTGAACTGTCAAACTAGCCTGTCAACCACAACGTCATTATTTAAGTAGAAAAAAGTTGCAGACCATTTTATTCAGTGGACAACAGACGTTACTTACCGAAGGCCTCCTTTGATTCTGACAAGCGCTCCTCATCAGTTGAATCTATCACATAGATGACTCCATGGGACTCAGCATAGTACTAAATATAAACATGAAGAATATCAGAGCAGACTCCTGGGCTGaaataacaacacaacaagGATACCCTCATGGTACAATTGCTGAAGGAGGAACTACAAGTTACTCAGTAGTATTAGAGCCACAGTGAGGGAAATGTAAAAGTCTCCATATTTTAGGAAAGTCATCCATTTCTTTGCAATAAAGATATAAtattatgagaaaaaaatcgCAGTATTGAGAGAAAATTATTGCATTTAGAACTAAATAACACATTACTATTGGATAGGGTACAGGACCACTTGTAAGTGTTCCTGATTGTCCATTCATTCTCTAGTTACAGACTAGAATGCATTGTCGAGTATACAGCTTTCTTCTGCCTCCAGTCTGATACCTCAGGAATCAAGATGAGCCAGAACATTATGTCATTGTGTCTTTTGTGTCCAGCGCGAAGGCTCCGCAAGTTGTCAAGGCACGTGGTTGTGcacctttgacatttttgtaacGCGCCGTGCGGTGCACATTTCGTTTCAGCATGATCAGCTGGGAAGACTGGCCAAGCAGGTTCACCTGTAGAAACATCTGGCCAGGTTGGGGTATAGGGTTTGACCATGTCCTGGATGTATGCTGGGGCTGATCCGTTCGTGGCCCTGTATGCAAGTACTAGTGTCTTGAAGCAGATGCGGGCAGCAAATGGTAACCAGTGAAGAGAGTGGAGGAGCAGTGTAGGGTGAGAGAACAAGTCAAGCTGCTTTGTTCTGAATGAGCCGCAGGGGTCGGATGGCACATGCGCCATAACATAAAGCCAACACTttggaaaaagaagaagcaatTTGCAAAGAGCTAAAAACAGTCTCATGGAAGGAGCGTTTGTGACATCAGAGGAGGACAGTAATTTAGACTTGGAGGTGAGCGACGTAACGTTAATAATTACAGTACACAAATGCAATGTTTGGCAGTACGTCAGAGTTTACCATGGATGTGTTTACTATTGTTGCCAGGCAGCCTGCTTTCCTTTACCTCTGCTCTCTACTTCTTACTTATTAACaggttattttgtttgtatgcTCCCAGCTGCCGGAAAACACTGCAACGAACAATGTGTTGAGCATTAACATCTCCGTGCAACATGCTTGTAGCTCGCGCGCCATCTATGGAGGCTGTTGAACAAATTTCCCCCATGGGACAATTAATATCTATCCAtctgtggaggaaaaagtttattttgcatttttgatccttgacaacagctacgtgggtcacttgtataacttgttgattcactgttgtataactattattattgttttgtgtttcattcatcaattgtatgtgttttatttatcaacTGTATAAGCCTTATATAACCTGTTTTGATCACATATCATACTCATGCTTTGACTACGGCTTTCCATCGAGCTCATGTTTTGGGAGACGGCGCTCCTGTTTTTGAAACATGGTTTCGAGGCAGGTGCGCCGGACTCACCAAGGACTGGGCTGGGAGCGAGGGTTGGCCCCCCCCGCTCTCACACCATCCTTGTTTgttaagagaataaaagacGGAGAATCTCTCGGTCCGACAGAGTCAGCTGCGGGTCGCGTACGGACGCCCAGCCACTTGATGCTGCTCTGCTTAGGACTGTCGGCTCTCCAGTCCTGTGTCACGGTAAGAGctctaaaagtattgtttactTAGCATCAGGTACTGAATGCTTGTGCATGCTGTTTGCTGTGCTGTATACTGTGGGgaataaagatatatatatattctagcAGGTACGGCCTCTGAGTGTTTGTCTATAAAGGAGAGTGtactttacaatgttgttgATTATTGACAGTGTGAGTTTGTTGCTCACATCTGTACGGGATTCCGCGGGGGATAAAGGGAAATTATCTTAGCGGAAGACGGTGTTTAGTGCTTATTTGCCTGCAGTCGACCACTCCGCGATCCTGTCTAAAGATTTCACAAAACACCATCTATCTCACTGGTGAAACTTTAGGTCATCCCCATTCCTCATTTGACACATGAAAGTTGACAGCCTGCTCTCACCTGCTTAAATTCTTGTAAAATTAGGACTTTGTTCTTAAAATATTGGGCTTTTTTCTCgcaataattgcaattaattcTCAATATCTGATTATTATTTTCACCCAATTGTGGCTTTTCTATCCATTAGCATTAATATATAACTCATCTGAGtttcaaaatatttgtttttctttttaaaaattctgATTACTGAACATAAGGGCTTCGGTTTGATTTGGCTTTGGGCAGTTACACAAAAAGTAGAACACGGGATTTCAAAATACAGACAGGTATTGACATATGTAGCCCAGACAtgaagtgtgtgcgtgtgcgtgtgcatgtgcgtgtgcgtgtctcAGTATGAGGCTGGTGAAGATTCCCCCTCAGGATTTTATTTGTGTTGAGTTCTTtactcactttgtcccacagagACTGGAGCTCCTCCTGACCTCCCAGATCCCAGAACATTAGACGAGCCTTGCCCACATCAATTGTACCAACTGTGAAGTAGAGGGAGACATTATTGAggaatgttaaactgcagagCAACGGGAGGAATCGGCCTGgccaatatatcaatattaatcAATATTGTGATAGGAGACTTGATAtaatcttagattttggatattgtaatatgacaagtgttctcttttcctggttttacaggctgcattacaccaaagtgatgtaattttctaaCCCTACTTACTTTTATCAGAgttctgttatttgcctttacccacttagtcattatatccacattatcaATTCACAAGATAAATTTGGCCACATTTATTTATCGCCCGGCCCTAGGGAGGAATCAAACACCTATTGTAAATTATAAGACAAGCAGTATCAAGGGATTATAGACTGAAGAAGTGAAGTAAAATTGAGTTTGAGATTGAGTTTGTCTTTTCAGAAAACAGCTACACACTAATACACTAGTCCACAGAAATAATTTGTAACACTATAGAATTATTGTAGTTAGCCAGTGAAAATAAACCAGTTTAAATACTACAATTCCATTGAGTTTGACCACAGGTAGTCATTGTGCAAAAACAGCTGTAACAGAAGGGGATCCACAAGGGGCAGTCAGCCTAAAGACATACTGGAACATCCACTTACTGTTCAGGCCAACCGTGGTTGTGATCTTTGATAAATTCATTCCCTTATAGTTCTTACTGAACTTTGTTTTGGTCTGTTCCAGAAAGGTCTGCAAAGGGAGACAACAGTAAAATCAACAAACACCTAAACACATTTCTATTCAATGATACATGACATATAACGTTAGGCTACCAGGCATATACAGCTATACATTTAGTAGGTATGGGACGAAGGTATGCACGAAGGTATATAAAACAGTgacaaatatttattaattattaattttcaCTTTTGGCCCAGACTGACAGACGCCAAAGCCACATAGAGATGAATGcagcacaacacaaaacaacacaatcgACAATACGAACCAGTTAACGTTaaccaaattaatttaaatgataTCTATGTATATGTTACTTACTGTTTTCCCAGCGTTGTCCAGTCCCAGGATCAAAACACAGAACTCGTCCTTCTGAAACATGTACTTATATAATCCAgataataaagtatacatcTTGACACAAATTTGTAAACAACAAAAGTAATGCTAGTTGCTAACTAGTGTTGCCTAAATTAGCTTGCTATCATAGCTTAGCCTAGCTACATATGAGGCCAATAGCTGCATTATCGCCAGATTAATAAACACGTCTATGAATGCAAGTGACCGACAGTCATACATGTATCAAACAATAACTCAGTAAAAGTCGACGTTTCTTGCTAATTTCCTAACTTGAAGCTCTCTTACAGCACGGACGCTACGTGTAATCTAACAGGAAGTACGACTTTCTTCTTCTACATGCAAATTTTGGCAGTTTAGACGCCACTAGGCGTTTTACTGCCCTCCTCAGGAAATCCCTTTGACGAACACTATAATTCAGATTTTCACAATAACCCGTGTCGTGTAAGAACTTTAACAACTTCGAGGGATGGTTGACATTTTGTCCCAATAAAGATTTTATTAACCTTTATTGCATTGACCTACTAACAAACACAAATTGACGGAAGAGTTTATTGAAACATTGTTTAGTTTGAGTCTATTTTTTACAAACAATCTGGAAAGAAACTCTTTAAGTGGAATAATAATTAATGACATAAGCGACCACCTGCCAATCTTTGTGACTCATGATTGTAATTATGGTGGGGAAAAGGAGTGCAATGCGATTAAATTCAGGAGAATAAGAACCGaagaaaatgtttctttatttagaaTTATAAGGAAGTAAGCAAGGTAGCTGACCTTAACCTTAACAGTAACAACATTATTTTGTAACCTCTTTCAAAAACATTATCAATGAGAATTCATAtttacaattttatacaatacaaACTGTCCGATAAAACAACaatgtaataaaatgaaatatatcTAGAAAAACCCTGGATGTTCTATGGACCTGCTGTTTTGGGACACCTTCAGTTTTatggattttgttgttgttaaacaaAGGTAATTTCTTTGCCAATTGTCTCTGCATTTCGGTTCAACCTTCATGAACACAACTTTTTGGCAAGATGGCGCTGTGTCGTGCGGCAGCctgttgcagcagctcctgattGTATGcgtgctttgtgtgtttttagtcactttatttttatttatttttattctttaagtgTTGTTAATCTGTGTTAACGATGGGGCCTGTAAATTTTGgaacttttcttttagttttattcttacTTTGGTCGTGTTTTGTTACTTCATGTTACGCTCACGGCAGCGGCACTATTGTTTACAcacgcgatcagctgattgcgcTGTGTGGACCTGTGCTGCTGCCGGGGGCCAAACATGAAATACCGACGGAGCTACGAAAGAGACGCCGGGGTTGTAGAGGAGGAATAAAAcggaaggaaaaaagaagaaaacacaggccTGCCGTCCCAGCGATCATCATGGGGAATGTACGGTCTCTGGGGAATAAGACGGACGAACTAGCAGCGCTCATCAGAACCCAGAGGGAGTTCCGCGAGTGCAGCATACTGTGTTTTACCGAAACATGGCTGCACTCGCACATCCCGGACTTGGTGTGGCGGTACCGGCTTTTTGACCGTTCGGGGGGACAGGAACGTTACAGAAAGCGGTAAGAGAATGGAGGGGGGGttgcactgtatgtgagtgaaagGTGGTGCAACCCGGGACATGTGAAGTGAAGGAACGTttctgtagcccggacattgaactgTGGCTGTGGGTTTTCGTCCGTACTATTTACGAGGGAGTTTACGTCCGCCATAATGATCGCGGTCTACATCCCACCGTCTGCTGAGCGGAGGCAGCTGCTGACGTCATTAACAACACGGTCTCACGACTACAGACGCAGCAGCCCAACGCCTTCATCGCTATCTTGGGGATTTTAATCATGCTTTCTGGATAAATCCTCCCGGACTTTAAACAATACATTAACTGCCCCACTAGAGACAATAAAACTTTGGACCTGCTGTATGCAAATGCTAAggatgcatacagtgccactgcCCTTCCCCCttggcaaatcagatcacaatctTGTCATGTGTCTCCTGTGTATGTTCCTTGTGTCCTGCGGCAGCCGTCCACAAAAGGACTGTGAGGAGGTGGactcaggaggctgaggaggcaaGCAGGACTGTTGGAGTCTACAGACTGGAGCGTGCTCTTGGAGCCACATGGAGGACATCAACAACATGGTTGActgtatcacagaatacattaagTTCTGTGAGAACACCACCATGCCCTCCGGACTGTACGCTGTTTTCCCAACTACAAGCCGTGGATCACAGGTGACCTGAAAGTTcttctgaaggagaagaagacagctttcaggtcatgggacagacaggagcttagggaagtacagcaccgACTGGGGATAAACTGGGGAGTGTAAAAACacctacaggaggaagctggaggccagtctcagcagaacaacatgagggaggtgttGGACAGGGATGAAGGGAGTCACCGGGTGTgggagaagaagaggacaaaACACCAGGCAGCCGTGATAGGCAAACGAGCTGAACTGTTACTTAACaggtttagctcacagccaTCCCCTGCCTCCCACCACACCACCAACCCCACACCCCCTCATTGTCTCCTCCCCACCCTTCTTGTGTCCAACATCTCCCTCCTCACTCCCCAGCTCCTGCAGTCAGCCAACTCCCCCACTACCACTACACCACATTTCTCctccccccactgacacttcaagctccccccgctttgcattcacacctggccaggtgaagagacagcggagaggctacaccagcgcaaggctgctggcccggatGGCACcagccccagggtcctgaagacctgcgccagtcagctgtctggtgt is a genomic window containing:
- the arfrp1 gene encoding ADP-ribosylation factor-related protein 1; translated protein: MYTLLSGLYKYMFQKDEFCVLILGLDNAGKTTFLEQTKTKFSKNYKGMNLSKITTTVGLNIGTIDVGKARLMFWDLGGQEELQSLWDKYYAESHGVIYVIDSTDEERLSESKEAFEKMISSEVLEGVPLLVLANKQDVPDCLSVADIKTAFSDSAPKIGKRDCLVQPCTALTGDGVNEGIEWMVKCVVRNIHRPPRQKDIT